One stretch of Fictibacillus sp. b24 DNA includes these proteins:
- a CDS encoding GntR family transcriptional regulator: MSIKADHRLLYIKVIEKLKKDIEEGIYKEGEKLPSEFELSKQLGISRATLREALRILEDENVLIRKHGVGTFVRTRALFSSGIEELYSVTDMIERGGKKAGTIFLSSQMTDVTDELLSKFNDSLPDGLMMMERVRTADGEPVVFCKDHMPAHLFPAKGLHDYESFLEMLEKETGRRVMYAVTNIEPIGYHDRISEILESDAQVPLLILRQMHYDQFDEPVLYSCNYFRSDKFLFSVLRKRL; this comes from the coding sequence ATGTCCATAAAAGCTGACCATCGCTTGTTATATATTAAAGTGATTGAAAAGTTAAAAAAAGATATTGAAGAAGGTATTTATAAAGAAGGAGAAAAACTTCCTTCAGAGTTTGAACTATCTAAACAGCTTGGGATTTCAAGGGCTACGTTGCGTGAGGCACTTCGTATTTTGGAAGATGAAAACGTACTCATTCGAAAACACGGTGTCGGTACATTTGTCAGAACGCGTGCTTTGTTCTCATCTGGGATTGAAGAATTATACAGCGTTACCGATATGATAGAAAGAGGCGGAAAGAAAGCGGGTACGATTTTTCTATCATCACAAATGACGGATGTAACAGATGAACTACTAAGTAAGTTTAATGATTCTTTACCAGATGGTCTTATGATGATGGAACGTGTTCGTACAGCAGATGGAGAACCTGTTGTATTCTGTAAGGATCATATGCCAGCACATTTGTTTCCGGCAAAAGGTCTGCATGATTATGAATCCTTTTTAGAGATGTTAGAAAAGGAAACGGGCAGACGCGTTATGTATGCGGTAACAAACATCGAACCGATCGGCTATCATGACCGCATCTCAGAAATTCTCGAAAGTGATGCACAAGTGCCGTTACTAATTTTAAGGCAGATGCACTATGATCAGTTTGATGAACCTGTACTCTATTCTTGCAACTACTTTAGATCTGATAAGTTTTTATTCTCTGTTTTAAGAAAGCGCTTATAA
- a CDS encoding DNA translocase FtsK — protein MAKNKKKKAKNKGRWKEQLTFEIAGLTILALASLGLAKMGNVGMAFVHLLRFFSGEWYGILLLGCILLSFYLIWKRSWPVLFSKKLAGVYILFFSFLVLSHLTLFEHLTNGGDWKDASVIRNTWDLYWMQLQGETSTNDLGGGLAGAIGFALFYFLFGAGGTKLVIFFLIIGSLLLISGKSLSVLLQKLVDITSSSSAKFKEFVQEKKQSLAEERTKKAKEKKILKPPTMDDEDETEEIIISEEPVIEDFTKRVHQTESGVQLKFAPQVYGDAEETKSTEDKDKTYDESVPSPLPANFGDEVIQNEHYQLPTMKHLRTPQNSGQHKDKQYAASKSNAKKLEKTFESFGVKAKVLKVHLGPAVTKYEVYPDVGVKVSKIVNLSDDLALALAAKDIRIEAPIPGKSAVGIEVPNQEISMVTLREVLEAPQFSGQQSPLAIGLGRDISGEPIIADLSRMPHLLVAGATGSGKSVCVNGIITSILMRAKPHEVKMMMIDPKMVELNMYNGIPHLLAPVVTEPKKAAQALKRVVSEMERRYELFSHSGTRNIEGYNESIRKQNAKGDAKQPFLPYIVVIVDELADLMMVASGDVEDAITRLAQMARAAGIHLIIATQRPSVDVITGVIKANIPSRIAFSVSSQTDSRTILDMGGAEKLLGRGDMLFFPSGASKPVRVQGAFLSDEEVEAIVEHCVTQQRAQYQTEMIPTEEAEPAVMESEDELFGDAVRLVVDMQTASVSMLQRRFRIGYSRAARLIDSMESKGIVGPYEGSKPREVLISAMPDEKEASSS, from the coding sequence ATGGCAAAAAACAAAAAAAAGAAAGCAAAGAATAAAGGCAGATGGAAAGAGCAGCTGACATTTGAAATTGCAGGTCTTACGATATTAGCACTCGCTTCGCTCGGACTAGCTAAAATGGGTAATGTCGGAATGGCATTCGTTCATTTACTTCGTTTTTTTAGCGGAGAATGGTATGGGATTTTATTGTTAGGCTGTATCTTATTATCCTTTTATTTGATTTGGAAAAGAAGCTGGCCTGTATTGTTTTCAAAAAAACTAGCAGGTGTTTATATCTTGTTTTTTTCATTCTTAGTCCTAAGTCATCTGACTTTGTTTGAACATTTAACGAACGGCGGAGATTGGAAAGATGCTTCTGTTATTCGAAACACGTGGGATCTGTATTGGATGCAGCTTCAAGGTGAAACTTCTACGAATGATCTTGGCGGTGGTTTAGCTGGAGCTATAGGGTTTGCTCTATTTTATTTTTTGTTTGGAGCGGGTGGGACAAAGCTCGTTATCTTTTTTCTGATTATCGGCAGTCTTTTGTTGATTTCAGGAAAATCTCTTTCCGTTTTACTTCAAAAACTTGTAGATATTACAAGTTCATCTTCTGCAAAATTTAAAGAATTCGTTCAGGAAAAGAAACAATCTTTGGCTGAAGAGCGTACGAAAAAAGCAAAAGAAAAGAAAATTCTCAAACCGCCCACTATGGATGATGAAGATGAAACAGAAGAGATCATTATCTCAGAAGAACCTGTTATCGAAGACTTTACAAAAAGAGTTCATCAGACAGAAAGTGGTGTGCAACTAAAATTCGCTCCGCAAGTGTACGGTGATGCAGAAGAGACGAAAAGTACAGAAGACAAGGATAAAACTTATGATGAATCGGTTCCATCACCTCTTCCAGCTAATTTTGGTGATGAAGTCATTCAGAACGAACACTACCAGCTACCTACGATGAAACATTTAAGAACACCTCAAAACAGCGGCCAGCATAAAGATAAACAATATGCTGCGAGTAAGAGCAACGCTAAGAAGCTGGAAAAAACGTTTGAGAGCTTCGGTGTAAAAGCAAAGGTTCTTAAAGTACACTTAGGACCTGCTGTTACAAAGTATGAGGTTTATCCGGATGTTGGTGTAAAGGTAAGCAAGATTGTAAACTTATCAGACGATCTTGCATTAGCATTAGCAGCAAAAGATATTCGAATCGAAGCGCCGATTCCAGGAAAATCAGCAGTAGGAATAGAGGTTCCTAACCAGGAAATTTCTATGGTAACTCTAAGAGAAGTGCTTGAAGCTCCTCAATTTTCGGGTCAGCAGTCACCACTTGCTATCGGCCTTGGAAGAGATATTTCGGGTGAACCGATTATTGCAGATCTGTCCAGAATGCCCCATCTGCTTGTAGCTGGAGCAACCGGCAGCGGGAAGAGTGTGTGTGTTAATGGAATCATTACAAGTATTTTGATGAGAGCAAAACCTCATGAAGTAAAAATGATGATGATTGATCCAAAAATGGTAGAGTTAAATATGTATAATGGAATACCGCATCTTTTAGCACCAGTCGTAACTGAGCCAAAAAAGGCAGCTCAAGCTTTAAAAAGAGTGGTATCTGAAATGGAACGAAGATATGAACTGTTTTCTCATAGCGGCACACGGAACATAGAAGGCTACAATGAATCCATTCGTAAGCAAAACGCTAAAGGGGATGCCAAACAGCCATTTTTACCTTATATTGTCGTAATCGTCGATGAACTTGCTGATCTGATGATGGTCGCTTCAGGGGATGTTGAAGATGCGATTACACGCCTAGCCCAGATGGCTCGTGCAGCAGGTATCCATTTAATAATTGCCACTCAGCGGCCATCAGTAGATGTTATTACAGGTGTCATTAAAGCAAATATTCCATCGAGAATCGCGTTTAGTGTATCTTCTCAAACAGATTCTAGGACAATCCTTGATATGGGTGGTGCAGAGAAGTTGTTAGGCAGAGGGGATATGCTGTTCTTCCCATCAGGTGCTTCAAAACCTGTTCGTGTTCAGGGGGCGTTCCTTTCTGACGAGGAGGTAGAAGCTATTGTTGAACATTGTGTTACTCAGCAAAGAGCTCAATATCAAACAGAAATGATTCCGACAGAGGAAGCAGAACCTGCTGTAATGGAATCTGAAGATGAATTATTTGGAGATGCAGTTCGACTCGTCGTTGATATGCAAACGGCATCTGTCTCTATGCTGCAAAGAAGGTTTCGGATCGGATATTCAAGGGCAGCAAGGCTGATTGATTCGATGGAATCAAAAGGGATCGTCGGTCCATATGAAGGGTCGAAACCTCGTGAAGTATTGATATCAGCGATGCCGGACGAAAAAGAAGCATCCAGTTCATAG
- a CDS encoding YlzJ-like family protein: protein MIWYTMQPYELMFPEEGNEQTAQNVILYNNVPVLVERMGDETKIVQVMSTDPSHFLLEECQPGMVLRNF, encoded by the coding sequence ATGATCTGGTATACGATGCAGCCTTATGAATTGATGTTTCCGGAAGAAGGAAACGAACAAACCGCGCAGAATGTTATACTTTATAATAATGTACCTGTACTCGTAGAACGCATGGGTGATGAAACAAAGATCGTTCAAGTTATGAGCACAGATCCCTCTCATTTTTTATTAGAAGAATGTCAACCTGGAATGGTGCTGCGAAACTTTTAA
- a CDS encoding ClpP family protease, translating to MDQTPETETPQTDAPPKKDENSSGLIQKIQSLGQTNVPTMEGSSIHCLTIVGQIEGHMQLPPNNKATKYEHLIPQLVAIEQNHKIEGLLVILNTVGGDVEAGLAISEMIASLSKPSVSLVLGGGHSIGVPIAVSADYSFIAPTATMTIHPVRLTGLVIGVPQTFEYLDKMQDRVISFVTSHSKITEDRFKELMFSKGNLTRDIGTNVIGTDAVSDGLINEVGGVGQAIKKLNELIEQHKQDNNDNNGLKQ from the coding sequence ATGGATCAGACACCAGAAACAGAAACACCGCAAACAGATGCACCACCTAAAAAAGATGAAAACAGCTCGGGACTTATACAGAAAATACAATCATTAGGACAAACGAATGTGCCGACAATGGAAGGGTCCAGCATTCATTGTTTAACGATTGTAGGTCAAATAGAAGGACATATGCAGCTGCCGCCTAACAACAAAGCGACAAAGTATGAACATTTAATTCCGCAATTAGTAGCGATCGAACAAAATCATAAGATTGAAGGACTTCTTGTAATACTGAATACGGTCGGCGGGGACGTCGAAGCAGGCCTTGCAATTTCAGAAATGATTGCATCCTTATCAAAACCAAGTGTATCGCTGGTTCTTGGCGGTGGGCATTCAATTGGTGTTCCAATTGCTGTAAGCGCAGATTATTCGTTTATAGCTCCAACTGCAACCATGACAATTCATCCTGTGCGTTTAACAGGTCTAGTAATCGGAGTTCCACAAACGTTTGAATACTTAGACAAGATGCAAGATCGGGTGATTTCATTTGTTACGAGCCATTCGAAGATCACCGAAGACCGTTTTAAAGAACTGATGTTTTCTAAAGGGAACCTAACACGAGATATTGGTACAAATGTTATAGGTACAGATGCTGTTAGTGATGGACTCATTAATGAGGTCGGCGGTGTTGGACAAGCGATAAAGAAACTGAACGAACTGATTGAGCAGCATAAACAAGACAATAATGATAACAACGGGTTAAAACAATGA
- a CDS encoding ribonuclease J translates to MSKQNKDKIKVFALGGVGEIGKNMYVVDTGEEIFVMDSGLMFPQEEMLGIDIVIPDVTYLKENLERVTGIFLTHAHEDHIGGLPYVLRQVPVPVYGTRLTLGLVEAKLKEAGLLRSTELNMIETNQKLSFNSAKVSFFHVNHSIPDAVGIAIHTSQGIIANTGDFKIDHTPIDGQHTEFGKISALAEEGVLCLLSDSTNAERPGSTGPEAQVGQEILDVFQAAKGRIIIASFASNVHRVQQVMNAAAKTNRKVAVNGRSMVKVVDIASQLGYLTFEKDLLITIDQANDYSDEKVVILTTGSQGESMAALSRMAQKSHKQIALRPTDTVVIAATPIPGNETSVAKMVDKLMRTGADVIFGQKKVHVSGHGSAEELKFMLSMMRPKYFMPVHGEYKMQKAHQKLAIEVGVEKDNIFIVDKGEVVEFANGKAQKTGKVPSGNVLVDGLGVGDIGNIVLRDRKLLSQDGILVVVVTISKDSHQLISGPEIISRGFVYVRESEALLQEANTKVRDVLEKCMNENMKEWSSLKSNVRDTLSQYLFEKTKRRPMIMPIIMEI, encoded by the coding sequence TTGTCAAAACAAAATAAAGATAAAATTAAAGTTTTTGCCCTGGGCGGAGTAGGTGAAATCGGCAAAAACATGTATGTAGTGGACACGGGTGAGGAAATTTTTGTTATGGACTCAGGTCTAATGTTTCCACAGGAGGAAATGCTGGGAATTGATATTGTCATACCAGATGTAACTTACCTGAAGGAAAACCTGGAGCGAGTAACAGGAATCTTTTTAACACATGCTCATGAAGATCATATCGGAGGACTTCCCTACGTTTTAAGACAAGTTCCGGTTCCGGTTTATGGAACGCGATTAACATTAGGATTAGTAGAAGCAAAATTAAAAGAAGCAGGACTATTACGTTCAACTGAATTAAATATGATTGAAACGAACCAAAAGCTGTCATTCAATAGTGCAAAGGTGAGTTTCTTCCATGTTAATCATAGTATTCCAGATGCAGTAGGTATTGCAATTCACACGTCACAGGGAATAATTGCAAACACTGGTGATTTCAAGATTGACCATACACCTATTGATGGACAGCATACAGAATTCGGAAAGATTTCAGCACTGGCTGAAGAAGGCGTTCTCTGCTTGCTTTCAGACAGCACGAATGCTGAGCGTCCAGGTTCTACAGGACCAGAGGCGCAAGTTGGACAAGAGATTTTAGATGTCTTTCAAGCTGCTAAAGGCCGAATCATTATTGCATCGTTCGCATCTAATGTGCATCGTGTACAGCAAGTAATGAATGCTGCTGCAAAGACAAACAGAAAAGTAGCTGTAAACGGAAGAAGTATGGTGAAGGTTGTTGATATTGCTTCACAACTCGGATACCTGACTTTTGAAAAAGATTTGCTAATTACGATCGATCAAGCAAACGATTACAGCGATGAAAAAGTTGTTATACTTACAACAGGCAGTCAAGGTGAATCGATGGCTGCGCTGTCTAGAATGGCACAAAAATCACATAAACAAATCGCACTTCGACCAACTGATACTGTCGTTATTGCCGCTACCCCGATACCTGGTAATGAAACGTCAGTAGCTAAAATGGTAGACAAGTTGATGAGAACAGGTGCAGATGTTATTTTTGGACAGAAAAAAGTTCACGTTTCAGGCCACGGAAGCGCCGAAGAGCTTAAATTCATGCTTAGCATGATGAGACCTAAATATTTTATGCCTGTTCATGGTGAATATAAGATGCAAAAAGCTCATCAAAAATTAGCGATTGAAGTTGGCGTTGAAAAAGACAACATCTTTATTGTTGATAAAGGTGAAGTTGTTGAATTCGCGAATGGCAAAGCTCAAAAAACTGGAAAAGTACCGTCTGGTAATGTCTTAGTAGATGGGCTTGGAGTAGGCGATATCGGCAACATCGTTCTTCGTGACAGAAAGCTGTTATCACAAGATGGAATTCTAGTAGTCGTTGTAACGATCAGCAAAGATTCTCATCAGCTAATCTCTGGGCCAGAAATAATCTCAAGAGGTTTCGTCTATGTAAGAGAAAGTGAAGCACTCTTGCAAGAAGCGAATACGAAAGTTCGAGATGTGCTCGAAAAATGCATGAACGAAAACATGAAAGAATGGTCAAGCTTAAAATCTAACGTGAGAGATACGTTAAGTCAGTATTTGTTTGAAAAAACGAAAAGAAGACCAATGATCATGCCGATCATTATGGAAATTTAA
- the dapA gene encoding 4-hydroxy-tetrahydrodipicolinate synthase, with the protein MNFGSISTAMVTPFDSKGNIDFARTTKLVNHLLNNGTDSIVVAGTTGESPTLTTEEKIALFKHVLKVVDGRVPVIAGTGSNNTKASIDLSKKAEEIGVDAIMIVAPYYNKPSQEGIVAHYKAIASAVSLPIMAYNIPGRSVVSFSVDTVLRLAEVPNIVALKDAGGNLDTMSEIIERTPDDFLLYCGDDGLTLPSLAIGSAGIVSVASHVIGNEMKAMIQAFQNGENKEAAKLHRKLLPVMHELFKAPSPAPVKTALQLKGLDVGGVRLPLLPLNQTEREALSLRLNSL; encoded by the coding sequence ATGAATTTTGGAAGTATTAGTACTGCGATGGTTACGCCTTTTGACAGCAAAGGCAACATCGATTTTGCACGGACGACAAAGCTTGTAAACCATCTGCTTAACAATGGGACTGACAGCATAGTAGTTGCAGGAACAACAGGTGAGTCACCTACATTAACAACAGAAGAAAAGATTGCGCTTTTTAAGCACGTACTAAAAGTAGTAGATGGCAGAGTACCAGTTATTGCAGGAACTGGAAGTAATAATACGAAAGCATCAATTGATCTTTCAAAGAAAGCTGAAGAAATCGGTGTAGATGCCATCATGATCGTTGCACCGTATTATAATAAACCAAGTCAAGAAGGTATTGTTGCGCATTATAAAGCGATCGCTAGTGCGGTTAGTCTTCCGATCATGGCTTATAACATTCCAGGAAGATCTGTTGTATCTTTTTCAGTAGACACAGTACTTCGTTTAGCTGAAGTACCAAACATTGTGGCATTAAAAGATGCAGGCGGTAACTTGGATACGATGAGTGAGATTATTGAAAGAACTCCTGATGACTTTTTGCTTTACTGCGGAGATGATGGATTAACACTTCCTTCTCTGGCAATAGGTAGTGCAGGAATTGTATCAGTGGCTTCTCATGTAATCGGCAATGAGATGAAGGCGATGATTCAAGCATTTCAGAATGGGGAAAACAAAGAAGCTGCAAAACTTCACCGTAAACTTCTGCCTGTAATGCACGAGCTCTTTAAAGCGCCAAGTCCTGCGCCAGTAAAGACTGCATTGCAATTAAAAGGTCTTGATGTTGGTGGTGTAAGACTTCCTTTATTGCCTTTAAACCAAACTGAAAGAGAAGCACTTTCCTTACGATTAAATAGTCTATAA
- the dapG gene encoding aspartate kinase translates to MKIIVQKFGGTSLKDDTGRIEAVRHIKKAVDEGYKVVCVVSAMGRFGDPYATDTLLSLLDDKNKISNREQDLLLSCGEIISSVVFSGLLNASGLSAAALTGPQAGFRTNDDFSNARIVDMKVDRIKSELQNNQVVVVAGFQGQSKTGDIATLGRGGSDTSASALGAALEAEFIDIFTDVEGVMTADPRLVKDARPLSVVTYAEICNMAYQGAKVIHPRAVEIAMQAKIPLRIRSTYSDLPGTLVTSAMKGPAGKDIQESIITGIAHVSNITQIKVYANDGQYDLHTKVFKAMAQEQISVDFINISPKGVVYTIMEDKTDMALRKLKELGYEPEVNRECAKVSAVGAGIAGTPGVTAAIVESLSSKNIQILQSADSHTTIWVLVKKEDLIESVNALHSTFRLNEEGISANLQEIVQQQFNEY, encoded by the coding sequence ATGAAGATTATCGTTCAAAAATTTGGGGGAACTTCTTTAAAAGATGATACGGGCCGCATTGAAGCAGTCCGTCATATAAAAAAGGCCGTTGATGAAGGTTATAAAGTAGTTTGTGTTGTTTCAGCGATGGGGCGTTTTGGTGATCCGTATGCTACAGACACTTTATTAAGTCTTTTAGATGACAAAAACAAAATATCAAATCGAGAACAAGATCTACTTTTATCTTGTGGAGAGATCATCTCTTCTGTCGTATTTTCAGGCTTGTTAAATGCTTCAGGATTATCTGCTGCTGCGTTGACTGGTCCCCAAGCGGGATTCAGGACAAATGACGACTTTTCTAATGCCAGAATTGTAGATATGAAAGTGGATCGGATAAAGTCTGAACTACAGAACAATCAAGTTGTGGTTGTTGCAGGGTTTCAAGGACAGTCCAAAACAGGAGACATCGCAACACTTGGAAGAGGCGGAAGCGACACAAGTGCTTCGGCATTGGGTGCGGCATTGGAAGCAGAGTTTATCGATATTTTTACCGATGTCGAGGGCGTTATGACAGCTGACCCTAGGCTTGTTAAAGACGCAAGGCCGCTTTCCGTCGTAACTTATGCTGAAATATGCAACATGGCTTATCAAGGTGCTAAAGTCATCCATCCGCGTGCAGTAGAGATTGCCATGCAAGCGAAGATACCGTTAAGAATTCGTTCTACGTACTCAGATCTTCCTGGAACGCTCGTTACTTCAGCAATGAAAGGCCCTGCTGGAAAAGACATCCAAGAATCCATCATTACGGGTATCGCACATGTGTCCAACATTACTCAAATTAAAGTATATGCCAACGATGGACAATATGATCTGCATACAAAAGTATTTAAAGCGATGGCTCAAGAACAGATTTCTGTCGATTTTATCAACATCAGTCCAAAAGGTGTTGTATATACAATCATGGAAGATAAAACCGATATGGCTCTTAGAAAATTAAAAGAGCTGGGTTATGAACCAGAAGTAAATCGTGAATGTGCCAAAGTATCTGCTGTAGGGGCAGGCATAGCGGGAACACCAGGTGTTACAGCTGCGATCGTTGAATCTCTATCAAGCAAGAACATTCAGATCTTGCAATCGGCCGACTCTCATACAACGATATGGGTACTCGTTAAAAAAGAAGACCTAATAGAATCGGTAAATGCACTTCATTCTACATTCCGATTAAATGAAGAAGGAATATCAGCAAATCTTCAAGAAATTGTTCAGCAGCAGTTTAATGAGTATTGA
- the asd gene encoding aspartate-semialdehyde dehydrogenase, whose protein sequence is MSQKSFHVAVVGATGAVGQQMLNTLSEKNFPIKKLSLLASKRSAGQVITFNGESHTIQEATPEAFEGVDLALFSAGGSVSKALAHEAVKRGAIVVDNTSAFRMDPNVPLVVPEVNEQDLLKHNGIIANPNCSTIQMVVALQPLHEKYGLKKVIVSTYQAVSGAGAKAVEELKEQSRAILNDEPFEASIMPCASDKKHYQIAFNAVPQIDKFEDNGYTFEELKMMNETKKIMHLENLEIAATCVRLPVETGHSESLYAEFEKGNPSVQEIRDLLIAAPGVTLQDQPEEQIYPMPALAAGLPDVFVGRIRKDLDRDNAYHMWVVSDNLLKGAAFNSVQIAESLIKLNLL, encoded by the coding sequence ATGAGCCAAAAATCATTTCATGTAGCTGTAGTAGGAGCAACTGGCGCAGTAGGCCAGCAGATGTTAAATACGTTAAGTGAAAAGAATTTTCCGATCAAGAAGCTGTCCCTTCTTGCCAGTAAAAGATCTGCAGGACAGGTCATCACATTTAATGGAGAGTCTCATACCATTCAAGAAGCAACACCAGAAGCTTTTGAAGGTGTGGATCTCGCTTTGTTTTCCGCAGGCGGTTCTGTGTCAAAAGCGCTTGCACATGAAGCGGTGAAAAGAGGAGCAATCGTTGTTGATAACACGAGTGCATTCAGAATGGATCCGAATGTACCGCTAGTTGTACCTGAAGTAAACGAACAAGATTTATTAAAACATAATGGAATCATTGCAAATCCTAACTGTTCAACGATTCAGATGGTTGTAGCACTGCAGCCTCTTCACGAAAAGTATGGACTTAAAAAGGTTATCGTTTCTACGTATCAAGCTGTTTCAGGAGCAGGAGCAAAAGCGGTTGAAGAATTAAAAGAACAATCTAGAGCAATTCTTAACGATGAACCTTTTGAAGCTTCGATCATGCCATGTGCATCTGATAAAAAACATTATCAAATCGCGTTTAATGCTGTTCCTCAAATTGATAAGTTTGAAGATAACGGGTATACATTTGAAGAATTAAAGATGATGAATGAAACAAAGAAAATCATGCATCTTGAGAACCTTGAGATTGCTGCAACTTGTGTAAGATTGCCAGTTGAAACAGGACACTCTGAATCTTTATATGCAGAGTTCGAGAAAGGCAATCCTTCTGTACAAGAGATAAGAGACCTTTTAATAGCAGCACCAGGAGTAACACTGCAAGATCAGCCTGAAGAGCAGATTTATCCAATGCCTGCATTAGCAGCTGGATTGCCTGACGTATTCGTAGGCAGAATCCGCAAAGACTTAGACCGTGATAATGCCTATCATATGTGGGTTGTGTCAGATAACTTATTAAAAGGAGCGGCTTTCAACTCAGTACAGATTGCAGAAAGCTTAATCAAATTAAATCTGCTTTAA
- the dpaB gene encoding dipicolinate synthase subunit B codes for MNFKGKHIGFGLTGSHCTYDAVFPQIQKLVDLGANVSPFFTHTVQHTTTRFGTEGEWVEKIKLITGNDPVDSIVKAEPFGPKTPLDCMVIAPLTGNSISKFANAMTDSPVLMGAKATLRNQKPVVLGISTNDGLGLNGVNIMRLMATKNIYFIPFSQDDPVKKQNSLVAHMDTLIETIEYALEGKQLQPVLRVAD; via the coding sequence ATGAATTTTAAAGGGAAGCATATCGGTTTTGGTCTAACAGGCTCCCATTGTACGTATGATGCCGTATTTCCACAGATTCAAAAACTAGTAGATCTAGGTGCTAACGTTTCTCCGTTCTTCACCCATACGGTTCAGCATACGACTACACGTTTTGGAACAGAAGGAGAATGGGTTGAAAAAATAAAGCTGATCACAGGCAACGATCCTGTTGATTCGATTGTAAAAGCAGAACCATTCGGACCGAAAACTCCACTGGACTGTATGGTAATTGCGCCACTTACAGGCAACTCGATAAGCAAGTTTGCAAATGCAATGACTGACTCCCCTGTGTTGATGGGAGCAAAAGCTACACTACGAAATCAAAAACCAGTAGTGCTTGGTATATCCACCAATGATGGTTTAGGATTGAACGGTGTGAATATTATGCGCTTGATGGCAACCAAAAACATTTACTTTATTCCATTCAGTCAAGATGATCCAGTAAAAAAGCAAAATTCCTTAGTGGCTCATATGGATACGCTGATTGAAACCATCGAATATGCACTCGAAGGTAAGCAGCTCCAGCCTGTACTTAGGGTGGCAGATTAA
- the dpaA gene encoding dipicolinic acid synthetase subunit A codes for MLTDLHIAVFGGDARQLEVIRKLTELDALLTLIGYDQLDHGFTGASKMDIDEVDFSKLDSIILPVSGTGLQGEIDTIFSNRKMILTEDHLKKTKSHCHVFSGISNPYLDGITKNSNRKLTKLFERDDVAIYNSIPTVEGTIMMVIQHTDITIHQSNTVVLGFGRVGMSVARTFQALGARVKVGARKSEHMARISEMGMIPFHLDNLKNEVYETDVCINTIPTQIVNADVISKFPSHTLIVDLASKPGGTDFRYAEKRGIKALLAPGLPGIVAPKTAGKIVANVLSQLLINEFKKRKG; via the coding sequence ATGTTAACGGATTTGCATATCGCTGTTTTTGGCGGCGATGCGAGACAGCTAGAAGTTATTCGGAAATTAACAGAGCTAGATGCTTTACTTACACTTATTGGCTATGATCAACTCGATCATGGATTTACCGGAGCATCAAAGATGGATATAGACGAAGTTGATTTTTCAAAGTTAGATAGCATCATTTTGCCTGTAAGTGGAACCGGGTTGCAAGGGGAGATTGATACCATATTTTCTAATCGCAAAATGATTTTAACAGAAGATCATTTGAAAAAGACAAAAAGTCATTGCCACGTGTTTTCTGGAATCAGTAACCCGTATTTGGACGGTATTACGAAAAATAGCAATAGAAAGCTGACAAAATTGTTTGAGAGAGATGATGTGGCGATCTATAACAGCATTCCTACAGTTGAAGGTACGATCATGATGGTGATTCAGCATACAGACATTACTATCCATCAATCCAATACGGTTGTTTTAGGTTTCGGACGTGTAGGAATGAGTGTAGCACGCACGTTCCAAGCGTTAGGAGCACGTGTAAAAGTAGGAGCTAGAAAGTCAGAACATATGGCTAGAATTTCTGAAATGGGAATGATTCCGTTTCATCTAGATAACTTAAAGAATGAAGTATATGAGACAGATGTTTGCATTAATACCATACCAACACAAATCGTCAACGCAGATGTTATTTCGAAGTTTCCATCACATACACTGATTGTTGATTTGGCATCTAAACCTGGGGGGACTGATTTTAGGTATGCTGAAAAACGCGGGATCAAAGCTCTGCTTGCCCCAGGGTTACCGGGAATTGTCGCTCCTAAAACAGCGGGGAAAATCGTTGCCAATGTACTTTCGCAGCTGTTAATCAATGAATTTAAAAAGCGGAAGGGGTAG